From one Lolium rigidum isolate FL_2022 chromosome 4, APGP_CSIRO_Lrig_0.1, whole genome shotgun sequence genomic stretch:
- the LOC124706815 gene encoding heavy metal-associated isoprenylated plant protein 35-like, whose amino-acid sequence MATEPLQCKILVLRVPIHCEGCKKKVKRVLQSVDGVYRCDIDARSNKVTVAVTGSVGGDALVKRLRRSGKNAEEWPEPQQQQQQPADSTQRSQTPEETKKQATEPDKPGGSGTAEKPASGDAEANSAEQSNPKASSEATAGVTATLAQDGTESTSADADGAVEHATKEATAEQCSDAKRNRKQQPEEVEKPVDTMVVLTAASAQSSDACNLAPPLEQPSVHVLSYSMARPTVSAASYYAAAPAARAPPPQELPYTYPPCCYYPQPSPYHGSWAPQTGAASPAYDSYSDLFSDDNANSCIVM is encoded by the exons ATGGCAACAGAGCCTCTGCAATGCAAG ATCCTGGTGCTCCGGGTCCCCATCCACTGCGAGGGATGCAAGAAGAAGGTGAAGAGAGTGCTGCAGAGCGTCGATG GCGTGTACAGATGCGACATCGACGCCCGGAGCAACAAGGTGACGGTCGCCGTCACGGGGAGTGTCGGCGGCGACGCTCTTGTGAAGAGGCTGCGCAGGTCCGGCAAGAACGCCGAGGAGTGGCCcgagccgcagcagcagcagcagcaaccggCCGACAGTACCCAGAGGTCCCAGACCCCCGAAGAAACCAAGAAGCAAGCCACTGAACCGGACAAGCCCGGTGGCAGTGGCACCGCCGAGAAGCCGGCGTCCGGGGACGCGGAGGCAAACTCTGCAGAGCAGAGCAACCCCAAGGCCTCCTCTGAAGCAACCGCCGGCGTGACCGCGACGCTGGCTCAAGACGGCACGGAGAGCACCAGTGCTGATGCCGACGGCGCTGTCGAGCATGCCACCAAGGAGGCCACGGCGGAGCAATGCAGCGATGCAAAGAGGAACCGGAAGCAGCAGCCGGAGGAGGTTGAGAAACCAGTCGATACCATGGTGGTGCTGACGGCAGCGTCGGCCCAAAGCAGCGATGCCTGCAACTTGGCACCGCCCCTGGAGCAGCCGTCGGTGCACGTCCTCAGCTACAGCATGGCGCGGCCGACCGTGAGCGCGGCATCGTACTACGCCGCCGCGCCAGCCGCGAGAGCCCCACCGCCGCAGGAGCTCCCGTACACGTACCCGCCGTGCTGCTACTACCCGCAGCCGTCGCCTTACCACGGAAGCTGGGCGCCGCAGACGGGCGCGGCTTCGCCGGCGTACGACTCCTACAGCGATCTTTTCAGCGACGACAATGCCAACTCCTGCATCGTGATGTGA
- the LOC124650574 gene encoding 40S ribosomal protein S4-like: MLDKLGGAFAPKPSSGPHKSRECLPMLLIVRNRLKYALSYREVNSILMQRHIMIDGKVRTDKTYPAGFMDVVSIPKTGENFRLLYDTKGRFRLHKIRDEEAKFKLCKVRSVQFGQKGVPSLNTYDGRTIRYPDPLIKANDTIKIELETNKIVDFIKFDVGNFVMVTGGRNTGRFGVIKSREKHQGSFETIHVEDALGHQFATRLANVFTVGKDKKSLVSLPKGKGVKLTIIEEARKRNATAAAVA; encoded by the exons ATGCTTGACAAGCTTGGTGGAGCATTT GCACCCAAACCTTCTTCCGGTCCCCACAAATCTAGGGAGTGTTTGCCCATGCTTCTTATCGTTAGGAACAGGCTGAAGTATGCTCTGAGCTACCGTGAAGTTAATTCAATCTTGATGCAGCGACATATCATGATTGATGGGAAGGTCAGGACTGACAAAACATATCCTGCTGGGTTCATGG ATGTTGTATCAATCCCAAAGACTGGGGAGAATTTCCGCCTTCTCTATGACACCAAGGGTCGCTTCCGTCTCCACAAAATCAGGGATGAGGAGGCTAAG TTCAAGCTCTGCAAGGTCAGGTCTGTGCAGTTTGGACAGAAAGGCGTTCCTTCCCTGAACACCTACGACGGCCGCACCATCCGCTACCCAGACCCTCTCATCAAAGCCAATGACACCATCAAGATTGAGCTGGAGACCAACAAGATcgtggatttcatcaagttcgaCGTTGGGAACTTCGTGATGGTGACGGGTGGCAGGAACACCGGGCGCTTCGGGGTGATCAAGAGCAGGGAGAAGCACCAGGGCAGCTTCGAGACCATCCACGTCGAGGATGCACTCGGCCATCAGTTCGCCACCCGCCTGGCCAACGTCTTCACCGTTGGCAAGGACAAGAAGTCGTTGGTCTCTCTCCCCAAGGGCAAGGGCGTCAAGCTTACGATCATTGAAGAGGCAAGGAAGCGCAATGCTACGGCTGCTGCTGTGGCTTGA